A stretch of Henckelia pumila isolate YLH828 chromosome 4, ASM3356847v2, whole genome shotgun sequence DNA encodes these proteins:
- the LOC140866574 gene encoding uncharacterized protein At4g22758-like, whose protein sequence is MLICKPKKNQPLKGNRFLISVTVHGSSGPIRFVVNEEDLVADVMDTVLKSYAREGRLPVLGSNFNNFILYCPIAGTEALNSWEMIGSLGVRNFVLCKKPETTTAIGGEKSSPMTRKAAGSWRTWFNKSLNPKISSH, encoded by the exons ATGTTGATTTGTAAGCCTAAGAAGAACCAGCCCTTGAAGGGAAACAGGTTCTTGATTAGCGTCACGGTGCACGGGAGCTCTGGCCCCATTCGATTTGTGGTGAATGAGGAGGATCTTGTTGCTGATGTTATGGATACTGTGCTGAAATCGTATGCTCGTGAAGGCAGACTCCCTGTTCTTGGATCCAACTTCAATAATTTCATACTTTACTGCCCTATTGCTGGAACTGAAG CTCTAAATTCCTGGGAGATGATCGGTTCGCTTGGTGTACGCAATTTCGTGCTGTGCAAGAAGCCGGAAACCACGACTGCCATTGGTGGGGAGAAGTCTTCTCCGATGACTCGGAAAGCTGCTGGAAGTTGGAGGACATGGTTCAATAAATCTCTCAATCCTAAGATTTCTTCTCATTAA